A window of Otariodibacter oris genomic DNA:
AGTTCAATGCATGAATCCCTAAATCCCCTAAGGGTTTACTCCCTTCAAGAATCTCTTTAGCATTTTCTAACCCCATATAAACAAGATAATAGGATAATGGTGATGATTCTATTGGGTCAAGTAAGCGTTTCCAGCTATCAACAAAATCATTAGCCGTAACAGGCTCACCATTTGACCATTTAGCATCATCTCGGAGTATAAATATCCAGCTTTTACTATCCTGAGTTTCATAACGATCGGCTACACCATTAACGATGTTGCCCTTAGAATCAAAACGCATGAGTCCAACAAATAAATCTCTTACGGGGGCAGCATCCGCAGATACCTTAACAAAATGAGGATCTAACTGTAGATATGCAGAATAAATCGCTCTACTCAACTCCGTTGGGATTTTTTCCTCAATTTTTACCTTTGTTTGTGGCATAGGCTGTTGATCGCATCCTACTATTAATAGTACACAAGCGGTCAGATAACTGATAAATTTTATAAAACGTGATAACTTTTTCATGTATTTTTTCATAATTATTTTATTGAGGTAAGCACTGGAAAAAGATTAGTTAATCCAGCCACTATAATTTCAATGCCTAATGCCATTAAAATTAGTCCCATAATACGTGTAACAATATTTGACCCAGTTTTACCCAATTTTTTCATTAATGTCCCAGAAAATCGAAATAATATGTAACACATAGAAGAGAAAACGACTATTGAAATAGTAAAACCGACGTAATCAATCCATGAACTGTATTGCGTTCCCCATACAATCGTTGATCCAATTGCCCCAGGCCCTGCTAAAATGGGCATAGCTAATGGAACAACTGCAATATTTTCATATTCTGTTGGATCCGCATTTTTTTCTTCTTTGTTTTGTTTGTGTTCCCCAAGTTTTCCACTAATCATCGTCATTGCAATAGTTACAATTAAAAAACCACCCGCAATACGGAATGAATGTAATGAAATACTAAAAATGTCTAAAATAACTTTCCCAAAATAAAGACTAACTAGCAAAATTATGCCAACTGAAATTGAAGTGACTAGATTTGTACGGTTACGTTCAGCTTCGTATTGATGGGAGGTCATACTGAAAAACACTGGTAAGATCCCAAATGGGTTTACAATAGCAACTAATCCAATAAAGAATTGCAAGTAAATGGCAAAATTAATATTGATATCCACAGCATATCCAAAAAAGAATGAATTGCTGCGTATTATATAAGGATATGTGTAAATAACCTAAGAAGCTTTCAAAAATTTACAACTTCTTTGCGATAAAAGGATATAATTACATCACTCTTATTTTTAATTCAAGATTAGCATATGCGTTTAGATAAATTTATTGCAGAAAATACCGGACTCACACGCTCTCAAGCAAGCAAAGCACTCAAATCTGGCTTAGTTATGGTCAATAATTTTATCGAAAAAAGTGGTACTAAAAAAATCACCCCTGAAGATGAAATTTATTTTGATGGTGAAAAATTAACATGGGTAGAGGTTGGACAATATTTTATGCTCTATAAGCCACAAAATTATGTTTGTACTCATGAAGAAGGCAATTATCCGACTGTTTTTGAGTTTTTTGACCACCCTCTTACAACTCGATTGCACTGTGCTGGTCGCTTAGATGTAGATACTACGGGTTTAGTATTATTGACGGATGATGGACAATGGTCACACCGAATTACATCACCCAAATATCTATGTGATAAAACCTATCTTGTCACATTAGCAGATCCCGTTGAATCTAATTACGCTCAATTATTATCCCAAGGTATTTTATTACGAGGTGAAAAAACACTCACAAAACCAGCATCATTAGAAATTATTGATGATTACAATGTTAATTTAACGATTAGCGAAGGTCGATATCATCAAGTAAAAAGGATGTTTGCAGCTCTTGGTAATAAAGTCATTGGATTACACCGTTGGAGAATTGGTGAAGTGGTACTTGATGAAAACCTTGAAGAGGGTGATTTGCGTCCACTAACACAACAAGAAATGGAGAGTTTTTAATGAATCAATCAATAACAATAAATAAATTATTTATCATCATAATTGGACTGTTGTCTATGCTTCCACCTTTGGCCATAGATATGTACCTCCCATCATTTTTAGAAATCGCAAAAACTTTGCAAGTTTCCCAAGAAAATATCCAAATTACATTAGCTATATTCACTCTAGGATTCTCACTTGGTCAATTATTCTGGGGCCCTATGGCAGATAGCTTTGGGCGAAAGCCAATTATTATAATAGGGCTATTGGGATCATCTGCCATGGCTTTTGCCTTAACGCAAACAACAGATCTTATTACCTTTTATATCTTTCGTCTTGTTCAAGGTAGTTTTGCTGCAGCGCCTACAGTTGTTGTTGGAGCATTAGTCAGAGATTTATTTACTCGTAACCAATTCGCTAGAATTATGTCTAGTATTATGATTATTACTATGTTAGCACCCTTGCTTGCTCCAATTATTGGAGGATATCTAACAAAGTGGTTCCACTGGCATTTTATCTTCTACATACTATCTGCAATGGGATTAATTTCTGTTATTCTTTTTACTAAAAATGTGCCAGAAACTCTTGCTCCAGAAAATAGAGAACCGCTTAGTTTTAAACTTACCATCCAAAATTTTGTTAAGGTGGTATTACATAAACCAACTTTAGGCTATGTTATGGTGGGTGGCTTATCATTTTCAGGGATGTTCTGTTTCTTAACTTCAGGCTCATTAGTTTATATTGGCATATATGGCATACCACAAGAAAACTTTGGTTATTTCTTCTTTCTAAATATTGGTGTGCTAATCACTATGACCTTCATCAATGGCCGAGTGGTGACAAGATTTGGATCTGAAAATATGCTTAAACTCGGTCTAACACTACAATTTATTGGGGCTATTTGGTTAATCATTTGTGCGACATTTCAACTTGGTTTTTGGCCAATGGCACTTGGTATCGCTTTCTTTGTTGGTATGGTATCAACAATTAACAGTAATGCATCCGCAGCAATATTAGATCGTTATCCTCAAATGGCAGGTACCGCAAATGCAGTTGCAGGTACTGCAAGATTTGGTATAGCTTCTATTATAAGTTCTGGTTTATCTCATATTCCATTAACGACTGAACGCCCAATGCTCTACACCATGGCCACGTGTTCATTATGTGCTTCAGCAGTTTACTATTTCTTATCCTATAAAAAATCTGAAGAATAATGTTAAAAAAATGAAAATTTTTATGATCATATAATTATCTAAAAGATTAAAATAATCCAGTGTAAATCCATTATTCATGGATAAAAAAAAGAATAATATTCTTAAAATAACTAAAAAAAGCCCATTTATTTTATTTTAAATAGAATATTATGCATAATTTTTATCAAAAAACAGGATTTACTTTCATTTGGATACCTTATATATTCATTTCATATCTTACACAAGCGGTCTGATAATCTCTGTTTTTTAGAGATTTTTGACCGCTTGCTAGTCTTATAAAAATTTAAATTTGAGTGGAGAAACCTATGAAAAAGACGTTATATGAAAAATTATTTGATGCCCATATTGTTCATGAAGCGGAAGGTGAAACACCACTACTCTATATTAATCGTCACCTTGTTCATGAAGTTACCTCACCACAAGCATTTGATGGACTTAGAGCAATGGGGCGAGCAGTAAGACAACCAAGCAAAACTGTTGCCACAATGGATCATAATGTACCGACCGATAGCCGAAAATTAGATGGTTCTGGAGAAATGGGGAAACTTCAGATGGTTGAATTGGCTAAAAATACGGAAGAATTTGGTATTCAGCTTTACGATATTAATCATATTAATCAAGGTATCGTCCATGTTATGGGGCCAGAACAAGGGCTAACCTTACCCGGTATGACGATTGTTTGCGGCGATTCGCATACAGCAACTCATGGTGCATTTGGTGCATTAGCATTTGGGATTGGGACATCTGAAGTTGAACACGTACTTGCAACTCAAACAGTCAAACAAGCTCGTGCTAAAAAAATGAAAATTGAGGTAAAAGGTAAAGTAAAACCGGGCATAACAGCAAAAGATATTGTGCTTGCAATCATTGGTAAAACAACCATGTCGGGTGGTACAGGCCACGTTGTTGAATTCTGCGGAGAAGCCATTACCGATTTATCTATGGAAGGCAGAATGACAGTATGTAATATGGCAATCGAATTGGGTGCGAAATCAGGCATTATTGCACCCGATGAAACCACTTTCGCTTATTTAAAAGATCTTCCATCCTCTCCAAAAGGTAAAGATTGGGATGATGCCGTCGCTTATTGGAAAACATTACATACAGATGAAGGTGCCGAATTTGATACTGTAATCACTTTAGAGGCAAGTGAAATTCAACCTCAAATCACTTGGGGAACAAATCCAGGGCAAGTGATTAGTGTCAATGATTATATTCCAAACCCTGAACATATTGCCGATCCAATAGAACGTCAATCAGCAGAAAAAGCTCTAGCCTACATGGATTTATCGCCAAGTACTAAATTAACTGATGTCACTATTGATAAAGTATTTATTGGTTCTTGTACCAATTCTCGTATAGAAGATCTGCGTGCCGCTGCAGCCATTGCCAAAGGTAGAAAAGTGGCAACGGGCGTTCAAGCTTTAGTTGTTCCAGGCTCTGGATTAGTCAAAGATCAAGCTGAAAAAGAAGGACTTGATAAAATCTTTATCAATGCAGGATTTGAATGGCGTCAACCAGGTTGCTCTATGTGCCTTGCAATGAATAACGACCGCTTAAAAAGTGGTGAGCGTTGTGCATCAACAAGTAACCGAAATTTTGAAGGACGTCAAGGACGTGGAGGCCGCACGCACTTAGTCAGTCCAGCAATGGCTGCCGCTGCTGCCATCTTTGGAAAATTTGTAGACGTTAGACAATTAGACTTACAGTAACTAGATTTCATCTAACAAGCGGTGAGTTCAATCACTATTTTTGCAAAAACGAAACTCACCTGAATTAGACAACAGGAAGAATATATGACTAGAGAATTTAAACAACACACAGGAATAACTGTTCCTCTTGATGCTTCAAATGTAGATACTGATGCGATAATCCCAAAACAATTTTTACAAAAAGTCACTCGTACAGGATTTGGCAAACATTTATTTCATGAATGGCGTTTTTTAGACGATGAAGGTAAGCAACCTAACCCTGAATTTACCCTCAACTACCCTCGTTATCAAGGTGCAAGTATTTTACTCGCACGAGAGAATTTTGGTTGCGGTTCTTCGCGTGAACACGCTCCTTGGGCATTAGATGATTATGGAATCCGAGTAATCATTGCCCCAAGCTTTGCTGATATCTTTTATGGTAATAGTTTAAATAACCAACTTCTCCCTATTCGTTTAAGCGAACAAGAAGTCGATGAATTATTTCAATTTGTAACCAATCAGGATGGTGCTCAAATTACCGTTGATTTAGAAACACAAACTGTAACTGCAAATGGAAAAACCTATCATTTTGAAATCGATAGTTTCCGTCGTCATTGCCTACTTAATGGATTAGATAATATTGGACTTACCTTACAACATGAGGCAAAAATTGCAGAATATGAAAGCAAAATACCCGCATTCCTTAGATAATTATCAAGTGTAAGAAAATTTCTCTTACATAAAGAATCAGCCCTTAGATATCTTACCTAAGGGCTGATTGTATTTACAACTTACAATTACTGAATTGCAGGTGTTGATTTAGTCTTTTTGACTTTAATTGCTTTCGTTGAATGTCCAACAACATCAATGCCTGCTGGTGGATTTTCTAATGCAATCGCCAATACTTCATCAATTGTTTCAACAGGATGAATATCTAATGCTTGTTTTGCATTTTCTGGGATTTCTTCAAGATCTTTTTCATTTTCTTTTGGAATAATCACAGTTTTGATACCACCACGGTGTGCAGCAAGTAATTTCTCTTTTAACCCACCTATTGGCAACACTTTACCACGTAAAGTAATTTCCCCAGTCATTGCAACATCTGCTCGTACTGGATTACCTGTTAAGCTAGAAACTAATGCCGTGCACATCGCAATCCCTGCACTTGGACCATCTTTAGGCGTTGCTCCTTCAGGTACGTGAATGTGGATGTCACGTTTTTCATAGAAGTCAGTCGCAATTCCTAATTTTTCAGATCTTGCTCGAACCACTGTCATGGCCGCTTGGATAGATTCTTTCATCACATCGCCTAAAGAACCGGTATAAGAGAATTTACCTTTACCCACAACAGATGCTGTTTCGATCGTCAATAAATCACCACCGACTTCAGTCCACGCTAATCCTGTGACTTCACCAACACGATTTTGACTATCCATTTTACCGTAATCAAAACGCTGAACACCTAAATATTCTTTCAAATTGTCACCTGAAACAGTGATAGATTTTAATTTCTTATCTAACACCAAGGCTTTTACTGCCTTACGGCAAATTTTCGCAATTTCACGCTCTAAATTACGTACGCCAGCTTCACGAGTGTAATAACGAATAATGCCAAGGATTGCACTATCTTCAATCACTAACTCGTTATCTTTAATGCCGTTATTTTCCTTTTGTTTTGCTAACAAATGTTCTTTCGCAATATTCATTTTTTCATCTTCGGTGTAACCAGAAAGACGAATAACTTCCATACGATCAAGTAATGCAGGTGGAATATTCATTGAATTTGATGTTGCAACAAACATCACATCAGATAAATCATAATCCACTTCTAAATAATGGTCATTAAAGGCTTTATTTTGTTCTGGGTCTAAAACTTCTAATAATGCAGATGCTGGATCGCCACGCATATCTTGTGCCATTTTATCGATTTCATCGAGTAAAAATAGCGGATTACGCACACCAACTTTTGCCATCTTCATCATTAATTGACCAGGCATTGAACCGATGTAAGTACGACGGTGACCACGGATTTCAGCTTCATCACGTACACCACCTAATGCCATACGCACATATTTACGTCCTGTCGCATTCGCAATAGATTGACCCAATGAAGTTTTACCTACACCTGGAGGTCCAACTAAGCATAAAATTGGCCCTTTCAATTTATTTAAACGTGTTTGTACTGCAAGATATTCTAAAATACGCTCTTTCACACGTTCTAACCCATAATGGTCTTTATCTAAAATTTCTTGGGCTTTTTGCAAATCTTTCTTAACTGCTGACCGCTTGTGCCATGGCATTTGTAAGATCCAATCAATATAACCGCGAACAACCGTTGCCTCCGATGAACTTTGTGGCATAGCTTTTAATTTATTAAACTCACCGTCCACTTTCTCTTGAACTTCTTTCGGTAATTTAGCCGCTTGAATCTTCTCTTTAAGTTTATCTAATTCACTCTGCTCTTGATCTTCACCATGCCCCAACTCTTTTTGAATTGCTTTAATTTGTTCATTCAAATAGTAATCACGTTGATTTTTTTCCATTTGTTGCTTAACACGGCTACGAATACGCCCTTCCATTTCCAGCGTATCCATTTCTGTTGCCATAGCAACAAGTAAAGCTTCAAATCGTGCAATTAAATTGGGTTCTTCCAATAAAAGCTGTTTTTGTTTTACTGATGCAACTAAATTTGCTGCCATCGTATCAGCCAAACGATCTTCTAAAGTAATTTTTTGTAACTTAGGTAAGATTTCCGCTGGAACCTTTTTATTTGCCTTAACATAATTTTCAAATTCACTTAACGTTGTTTTAGCTATCGCTTTGAGTTCATCGCTTTCATCTTGATATTCTGAAATAAGTGGCTCTACACCTGCCCAAAAACCATTCTCATCATCATGAGCGTGATCAATCTTCCCTCTGACTTGACCTTCAACTAAAACTTTAACTGTACCATCTGGCAAGTTGAGCATTTGAATGATATTAGCAATGACACCTACACTGTACACATCATCCATTGTTGGATCTTCTTTATTGGGATCTTTCTGCGTAACTAAAAAAAGTTGTTTATTACTTTCCATTGCGGAACGCAATGCTTGAATAGATTTATCACGCCCAACAAATAAAGGCATAACCATAAATGGAAAGACCACCACATCTCTCAATGGTAGTAGTGGTAATTCAATTGTTTTTTTCTTTTTTGCCATTTTATGTACTCTCCGAAAAATCTAATTTCTACATTATGAGGGCGTATTTTGGAAAAACAAGAGAAAAATAAGTAATAAAATAAAAGCATTCAAAACCCACTTAAAAAATGCTATATTTAACATCAAGTTAAAGTTTTATTTGTAAATACAAAATGGTGAATTATCAAGATATCAGTATTGCCCTAGCGGGTGTTTGTCAAACTGCAAGCTTGGTTCAGCAATTAGCGCATAATGGCTATACCTCTGAGGAATATCTTAAATATTCTTTTAGTTCTTTACTAGCCACTCAACCAGAAACAACCTTAGATGTTTATGATAATAACCTAAACCACTTGAAGCTGGGATTTGAAACTATCTTATCTCAATTTGGTGGAAGCCAAGGTAAAATTGATACTGAAATTGGGCGTTATTGGGTGGGCGTGTTGGCATTAAGTCAAAAGTTATCGAAAAACCCACAGGCTAAACAAGAACTTGCAAAACGTCTTGAAACACTTATCCACCAAAGAACCTTTTATGAGAATGATGGTGATCTGCTCAATGAACAAATGATTGCCAATATGGCAAATATATACAGTGAATGTATTAGCCCCCTTGGTGCTAGAATAAAAGTACTAGGTGTACCTAATTATCTTTCTCAACCTCATATTCAAAACAGTATAAGAGCCTCACTGTTAGCAGGTATCCGTGCCGGAATCCTATGGCAACAAGTGGGAGGCTCTCGATGGCAACTTTTTTTCTCTCGTAAGAAAATTTTAGCTACAGCACAGTCTTTATATTCCTCGTTATAATAAATTGGAGAAATTTCTATGCAACTTAATGCGTTAACTGCATTATCCCCTATTGATGGTCGCTATCAAGATAAAGCGACTGCACTTCGCCCTATTTTCAGTGAATTTGGATTACTGAAATTTCGAGTCACGGTTGAAGTTCGTTGGTTACAAAAATTAGCAAGCCATGCTCAAATTAAAGAAGTGGCTAGCTTATCGAAAGAAGCTCTCGCTTATCTTGATCAAATTGTTGCTAATTTTTCTCTTGAAGATGCAGAGAGAATTAAAACCATTGAACGCACAACTAATCACGATGTAAAAGCGGTCGAATATTTCTTAAAAGAAAAAAGCGAAGCGTTACCAGAATTAGCAAAAGTCAGTGAATTTATTCATTTTGCTTGCACTTCTGAAGACATCAACAATACGTCACATGCTTTAATGTTAAAAACAGCTCGTGAAGAAGTGCTTTTACCTGAATGGAAGAAATTGATTAATGCAATTAAAGAATTAGCAGAACGTTATAGAGATATTCCATTACTTTCTCGTACACACGGACAACCAGCAAGCCCAACAACTGTGGGTAAAGAAATGGCAAACGTGGTCTATCGTTTACAACGCCAATATAAACAGCTCGAAAATCTCGACATTCTTGCAAAAATCAATGGTGCGGTAGGTAACTATAATGCTCATTTATCCGCTTACCCTGAAATTGACTGGCATACATTTAGCCAAGAATTTATTGAGTCTCTGGGAGTGACTTGGAATCCATACACAACTCAAATTGAACCCCATGACTACATCGCAGAATTCTTCGATTGTGTAGCACGTTTCAATACGATTGTGATCGACTTCGATCGTG
This region includes:
- the rsuA gene encoding 16S rRNA pseudouridine(516) synthase RsuA translates to MRLDKFIAENTGLTRSQASKALKSGLVMVNNFIEKSGTKKITPEDEIYFDGEKLTWVEVGQYFMLYKPQNYVCTHEEGNYPTVFEFFDHPLTTRLHCAGRLDVDTTGLVLLTDDGQWSHRITSPKYLCDKTYLVTLADPVESNYAQLLSQGILLRGEKTLTKPASLEIIDDYNVNLTISEGRYHQVKRMFAALGNKVIGLHRWRIGEVVLDENLEEGDLRPLTQQEMESF
- a CDS encoding Bcr/CflA family multidrug efflux MFS transporter, which codes for MNQSITINKLFIIIIGLLSMLPPLAIDMYLPSFLEIAKTLQVSQENIQITLAIFTLGFSLGQLFWGPMADSFGRKPIIIIGLLGSSAMAFALTQTTDLITFYIFRLVQGSFAAAPTVVVGALVRDLFTRNQFARIMSSIMIITMLAPLLAPIIGGYLTKWFHWHFIFYILSAMGLISVILFTKNVPETLAPENREPLSFKLTIQNFVKVVLHKPTLGYVMVGGLSFSGMFCFLTSGSLVYIGIYGIPQENFGYFFFLNIGVLITMTFINGRVVTRFGSENMLKLGLTLQFIGAIWLIICATFQLGFWPMALGIAFFVGMVSTINSNASAAILDRYPQMAGTANAVAGTARFGIASIISSGLSHIPLTTERPMLYTMATCSLCASAVYYFLSYKKSEE
- a CDS encoding YchE family NAAT transporter, with the translated sequence MDININFAIYLQFFIGLVAIVNPFGILPVFFSMTSHQYEAERNRTNLVTSISVGIILLVSLYFGKVILDIFSISLHSFRIAGGFLIVTIAMTMISGKLGEHKQNKEEKNADPTEYENIAVVPLAMPILAGPGAIGSTIVWGTQYSSWIDYVGFTISIVVFSSMCYILFRFSGTLMKKLGKTGSNIVTRIMGLILMALGIEIIVAGLTNLFPVLTSIK
- the leuD gene encoding 3-isopropylmalate dehydratase small subunit; protein product: MTREFKQHTGITVPLDASNVDTDAIIPKQFLQKVTRTGFGKHLFHEWRFLDDEGKQPNPEFTLNYPRYQGASILLARENFGCGSSREHAPWALDDYGIRVIIAPSFADIFYGNSLNNQLLPIRLSEQEVDELFQFVTNQDGAQITVDLETQTVTANGKTYHFEIDSFRRHCLLNGLDNIGLTLQHEAKIAEYESKIPAFLR
- the leuC gene encoding 3-isopropylmalate dehydratase large subunit, which translates into the protein MKKTLYEKLFDAHIVHEAEGETPLLYINRHLVHEVTSPQAFDGLRAMGRAVRQPSKTVATMDHNVPTDSRKLDGSGEMGKLQMVELAKNTEEFGIQLYDINHINQGIVHVMGPEQGLTLPGMTIVCGDSHTATHGAFGALAFGIGTSEVEHVLATQTVKQARAKKMKIEVKGKVKPGITAKDIVLAIIGKTTMSGGTGHVVEFCGEAITDLSMEGRMTVCNMAIELGAKSGIIAPDETTFAYLKDLPSSPKGKDWDDAVAYWKTLHTDEGAEFDTVITLEASEIQPQITWGTNPGQVISVNDYIPNPEHIADPIERQSAEKALAYMDLSPSTKLTDVTIDKVFIGSCTNSRIEDLRAAAAIAKGRKVATGVQALVVPGSGLVKDQAEKEGLDKIFINAGFEWRQPGCSMCLAMNNDRLKSGERCASTSNRNFEGRQGRGGRTHLVSPAMAAAAAIFGKFVDVRQLDLQ
- the lon gene encoding endopeptidase La → MAKKKKTIELPLLPLRDVVVFPFMVMPLFVGRDKSIQALRSAMESNKQLFLVTQKDPNKEDPTMDDVYSVGVIANIIQMLNLPDGTVKVLVEGQVRGKIDHAHDDENGFWAGVEPLISEYQDESDELKAIAKTTLSEFENYVKANKKVPAEILPKLQKITLEDRLADTMAANLVASVKQKQLLLEEPNLIARFEALLVAMATEMDTLEMEGRIRSRVKQQMEKNQRDYYLNEQIKAIQKELGHGEDQEQSELDKLKEKIQAAKLPKEVQEKVDGEFNKLKAMPQSSSEATVVRGYIDWILQMPWHKRSAVKKDLQKAQEILDKDHYGLERVKERILEYLAVQTRLNKLKGPILCLVGPPGVGKTSLGQSIANATGRKYVRMALGGVRDEAEIRGHRRTYIGSMPGQLMMKMAKVGVRNPLFLLDEIDKMAQDMRGDPASALLEVLDPEQNKAFNDHYLEVDYDLSDVMFVATSNSMNIPPALLDRMEVIRLSGYTEDEKMNIAKEHLLAKQKENNGIKDNELVIEDSAILGIIRYYTREAGVRNLEREIAKICRKAVKALVLDKKLKSITVSGDNLKEYLGVQRFDYGKMDSQNRVGEVTGLAWTEVGGDLLTIETASVVGKGKFSYTGSLGDVMKESIQAAMTVVRARSEKLGIATDFYEKRDIHIHVPEGATPKDGPSAGIAMCTALVSSLTGNPVRADVAMTGEITLRGKVLPIGGLKEKLLAAHRGGIKTVIIPKENEKDLEEIPENAKQALDIHPVETIDEVLAIALENPPAGIDVVGHSTKAIKVKKTKSTPAIQ
- the purB gene encoding adenylosuccinate lyase, whose amino-acid sequence is MQLNALTALSPIDGRYQDKATALRPIFSEFGLLKFRVTVEVRWLQKLASHAQIKEVASLSKEALAYLDQIVANFSLEDAERIKTIERTTNHDVKAVEYFLKEKSEALPELAKVSEFIHFACTSEDINNTSHALMLKTAREEVLLPEWKKLINAIKELAERYRDIPLLSRTHGQPASPTTVGKEMANVVYRLQRQYKQLENLDILAKINGAVGNYNAHLSAYPEIDWHTFSQEFIESLGVTWNPYTTQIEPHDYIAEFFDCVARFNTIVIDFDRDMWGYIALNHFKQRTIAGEIGSSTMPHKVNPIDFENSEGNLGLANAVMAHLGAKLPISRWQRDLTDSTVLRNLGVGLGYTLIAYASTLKGISKLEVNQQHLLDELDQNWEVLAEPIQTVMRRYGIEKPYEKLKELTRGKRVDGEAMRQFINNLDLPSEEKDRLKQMTPASYIGYAVELVDKL
- the hflD gene encoding high frequency lysogenization protein HflD, with amino-acid sequence MVNYQDISIALAGVCQTASLVQQLAHNGYTSEEYLKYSFSSLLATQPETTLDVYDNNLNHLKLGFETILSQFGGSQGKIDTEIGRYWVGVLALSQKLSKNPQAKQELAKRLETLIHQRTFYENDGDLLNEQMIANMANIYSECISPLGARIKVLGVPNYLSQPHIQNSIRASLLAGIRAGILWQQVGGSRWQLFFSRKKILATAQSLYSSL